The Vitis vinifera cultivar Pinot Noir 40024 chromosome 18, ASM3070453v1 region TTGATtagatataaattattatagtaTTTGTACTAAGAAGGCCAGGGTGTCTCCATTAAGATGCTTTTCAGACATGATATGTGGCAATGCAGCTATTTTGTTCACAATCAAATAGATCTGGGACTCAAGGATGCCTCCCAAGGTGACTGTCGTTGCCTGATAGAAAGAATGAGAGAATTCAAACAACATAGCAACTTTTTAGTAGGCAAATACAAATTCATTAATAATCTCCTAGCAGAAAAGACGTGTGACACTGGTTAATAGGAAGCACAAAAAGGGCACCCAAAGGCGTACAGGACAAAGGAGGTTTGATTGCTTGAACCATCTTCAAAATATCTACAAATTCTCTCCTGCCAAACAGTCGGAATGAAGCAGGGGAAGCACACCGTCCTCTGCCTTCTGCCCACAAAAGTCCCATTACAACCCAATAAGGTCTTACTGAAGAAGGATCTACCCAAGCAGACAAGCACTGCCCCAAAGAAAGAAACGAAAATTCTGTATGTTCTTTGTTGTTTCACCATGTAAGAGAATAGAATCAGATTATTTTCTTCCTCTGTACAAAGGATGTGCCATTTACCAAAGACCAAGGACCGGCCTCTTCTTTTAAGCTGATCTAAAATATAAATCTTACCCCAAACCACTGCTCGCAAGCAAAGAAACCATTTTATGGGTCCAACAAACCACCCCAAACCTCTTTTGCAGGAAAGGCAACAACCTTCTCTGGCTCCAGAGGTGAATAAAAGGGTTTAACTGAGAACTTACGTCCTTGGCACCCCTCCCTCTAGAAGCCTTTAGAAAGAGAGACTATGTTCTGCAACTCCCAATTATGGAATTGTCTCAAAAAACAAGAGTTTCAATGACCTTTCCCACCCACTTCTTCTGAAATGACAGCAGCCAAAGCATCCTTGGATGTGGCTATGGAATACTATGTGAAGAACAGTACACACGATGATAATTCACCGCACTAATCATCCTACCAAAACTTAACTCTTGCCATGTCAACCTAACCTAAAGCTAGATGATGCTTTAACATCTCCCATCCTCTCTTAAGAGCTCATCACAAACCAACCCCAACATCTTCCCTTCCGATACAAAAAAATGAATCTCCCGCTTCTTGCAAACTCCAACACTACTTTCCAAAAAAGCCTTATTGAGATAATAAAAGGCTTTAACTCCTCTTTTTCCTTGCAGACCAGATGCAGCTTTTTTATCAAGAGAATCACCTTCTCAAaggaaattcctttgaatcttTTCACACTCAATTGAACCAGCCTTGGAATCACAAGAAGAGACATGAAGTAAATTGGCCAGTAAGACAAGATACTTCTCAGTAAAGTAAGTCTTGCTCTTTGATAAGGCTTGATGTTCCAATAATGCCAGCCTCTTTTCTAACCTCTCCTCAATCACATCCCAAACCATTGTAGGCTTAAAATAGGATCCCAAGGGAATACGTAAGCAAGGGGTAGAAGTAACCACCTTACCCATCCGTTTCTTTAGTCTATTGACCAACCCTTTTACTATAAGCTAGTAGGTTTTGCTATAAGCTTATACAATCCCCCCAACCCTGGACGAGTTAATAGGTTTAAAGCTCTTCAAGCTTTTGACACCTCCTTCTTAGagactaaaaacaaaaatgtagcATTTAGGCTCCTCTCAAAAGAACCATCCTTATGAAACTCCCTATAAAGACTCATCACCTCAGCCTTGACATACTTCCAAAAGCCAAGGAAAACTCATCTGGATCCAAAGCTTTATCACCCTAAACCTAGAAAGAGAGAGCAACAAAAATTTCCTCATAAAAAGGCTCCTCCAAGCACAAAGAATCCCCTCCTTCCAAATGTTTTAAGAGCATGGAGGTTTGAATCCTCTTCAAGGCATAGTATTGAGAATGCTTATAAAATGAGCAATTCAATAAGAGATCTTGAACTGGTATAAAGATACGATCAGGCATTCCTTGAGCCTTCCCTAATGCAATCAATATTCAAATGTTGAGAGGAAAGCTCAATATGTTCAGTGAAGTGACATATTTGCCTACCTTTGAGTCGGTTCAGTGAAGTGACAGACTAAACAAAGCAACTCATGCGCAATTAACACCTATCAAGCCTGACGAGCCCTCCACAGAGCTGCATCCTTACTCACCTGGTCCATGCACATTGCTGTCCCCAGGAGGATGGCAGCCTATCCTAGATCTTCCACCACTGATCTACAACCAGCCTGCTTCTCATTCCAGTCCTGCTGTTAAAAGACATCCCCATCTATACTAGGCATTAGCAACCAAAACAGGAAAAGGTCCACTGTGCCTTCCTTGAACTTTGCATCCTCTATTAGCTAACCCTATTGACTATCTATTAATGTAGTTTCTTCTTCACTAAGCATTAGCCATTCTTTGGAAGAATGTAGCATTCATATCCCCTCATTTAGCGACAACTCACTAGATTTCAGCCACCAAGAAGTTTCTTCCAGCAACCAAAGATTAAACTCATCCAAAGCCAATTCTAAGGACAAAGATCCCTTCCTCTCCTTACAATCCCAAAAAACTATTTGATCCTTCCAATGACATCCCAGAAACCCTTTATTCCAAACTTCAAGGTTTTCTTTCAAGGCTTTCAACTTGGGAATGAGAGCATGCCCAAAAGAACCTCTAAAATAATAACTTACCCACCAGCTCTTAAACCAAGTCTCAAAACCTCTCAACCtccaaccacatattctcaaatttgAAAGGAGTTTATAGCAAAAGTAACCAATTCATCATCATAAAAGCACAAATATCATTTTCACGGGGCAAGgggaaaataaaagacaaaggagaagaaattcccaattatgcttaaatttaaaatccagTCTCTCAAGATCAGTGGCATTTTCCCGGAGCAGAATCTTGCACCAATTGCATAATCCCTATAAATTCATACAGAAATGGAtcacaaattaacaaaagatatatatacataaaaaaaacaagaaaatttgaaaaaggaaaaaaaaaccaaacaaaccaaCCAACCTGATAAGGATTTTCTTTTAGATCACCACATAGGTCAATGCTTAATCTTCTTCTCCTTGTCGCCATCCCTACATCTTTCAGCAGCACATTTCAACCCATCCTCTCATGGTTTAGGGAAAAAAAGATCAATATTCAATATACAAAGGAAAATTGCGAGCCAAAAAAGAATGAACTAAGGTCAAAAACACAATTTGCCTTTAGGCTCTATTTGGAACATAGATTGTGAGGGAAAGtaggagggaaagaaaataagaaggtAAATGAGaatctaagaaaataaaaatgatatctaAACTCAATAAATTTTTCCTCCATACCTCTTCAAATTCCTAACACAATTTGCCTTTAGGCTCTATTTGGAACATAGATTATGAGGGAAAGTAGGACGAAAAGAAAATACGAAGGAAAATgggaatcaaagaaaataaaaatgatatctaAACTCAATCAATTTTTCTTCCATACCTCTTCAATTCTTTACTTTTCTATATaaagtataaattttaaataatttttatcatatttgattttattttggacTTTTCCACAGTAAATCAAACAAGAAAATGCAGGTTTGAActttagaacaaaaaacatGTCCTATGCAAAAACAAcaccaaaaaattgaccaagCCTTCCAGACGTATCTCAGGAAtactaaattgaaaaaaaataaaataaaatggaatacGTCTTTGCTTTCAATGGGGTAATGTTGCTTTGAAGAGTAATGAAATCCTACTTTGATGGAGAACCCGAAACAATCCATAacaaactcaattttttttctgcCTAAATTCCCCAGGAGTAAACAATTCTCGTTGTGAAATACTGTCAACAAGTAAAACACATCCTGACGGGACTCCACAAAAAACTTCCAGGAATCTAATTGTCCAAAGAATTTTCTCCTCCAAATAACACTGATCAATCACACCCAAAAAATCTATATATCATAAGAACTCAATAGCAACCAACATCAAATTTACAATATAGAAAAGCAATTCCAAATTAAAAACTTCATCCACAACACCATCAAATTGACAAAagataaggaaaaatataaaacccAAATAATTGGGGAAATTAAAAGGAAGTTCACTATTATTGCATCAAATTCACCATCCATAGACCTTAATACATAAACCGAAATAAGCATGCGTACGATTGAATATTACAAGCAATCCCAGAGGCCTCAGAGACTGCAATACCTGTATCCACCAATAACATGGAAGCAAACATCAAATATCAAGGAAAAAACTCGATATATAAACGCAGTTGGGCATATCGCAAGCCCTAGATATGCGTCTAGATTTTGTCGATATCCTCGTCCTCAAACTCGATGTAGTCATCGCCTGCGCCTTCATCTTCCTCGTCAAGGCCGCCTGCAATACCCTCATTGAGCCTAGTGTTCTCCGGAAGCTCGCCGTAGGCCTTCAGAAGGCGAGCCTCGTCGGGCATGTACTTGAGGATGACGTCAGCCTTGTCATCCTGGTAGTCACGGAGACCGACGAGGATAATATCACCTGCGGCGATCCAGACCTTCTTGTGCATCTTCCCGCGGATATGGCAAAGGCGTTTGGTTCCATCGATGCACATGGCTTCGCA contains the following coding sequences:
- the LOC100252402 gene encoding eukaryotic translation initiation factor 1A, which codes for MPKNKGKGGKNRKRGKNEADDEKRELVFKEDGQEYAQVLRMLGNGRCEAMCIDGTKRLCHIRGKMHKKVWIAAGDIILVGLRDYQDDKADVILKYMPDEARLLKAYGELPENTRLNEGIAGGLDEEDEGAGDDYIEFEDEDIDKI